In Kaistella sp. 97-N-M2, the sequence CTTTAAAAAATTTCTCTGTCGTTCTGACAAAGGAACAGTCTCTTTGGGAAACCAAGCCGCTTAATTTTTATAACGTATAAAATTGTGGTTTGAACTTTTTACAAAAACCTTTTGAGCTTTTCACACTTTCAGCGCTCGCTTCGCTCGCGCCAGCTAAAAAAAAATCTCTCTGCCCCTCTGAGGAAGGAAGAATCTCAACGGTAAAAATTTATTAAAGTCCCTTGTCTTACCAATACGTAACGCAGTCACTTATCATTCTTTCGACGCTCGCTTCGCTCGCGCCAACTTTAAAAAATCTCTCTGTCATTCGGACGAAGTAAGAATCTCAAAGGTAAAAATTTATTAAAGTTCTTTGTCTTACCAATACGTAACGCATTGCACTTATCATTCTTTCTGCGCTCGCTTCGCTCGCGCCACCTGTAAAAAATCTCTCTGTCATTCGGACGAAGTAAGAATCTCAACGGTAAAAATTCATTAAACTCCTTTGTTTTACCAATAAGTAAGGCATTGCACTTTTCACACGGTCGGCGCTCGCTTCGCTCGCGCCATCCCTATTTTCGTCCCCAAACCATCCTTTCATTTCCCGAAATATCCTTTAGCAAAAAGGTTTCCGACAAAACCTCCGAAAAAAGTTCCCGCGTTTCCTTTCCCAGTTTCTGGTTGATCTCCAAAAAGACCAAACCATGGTCAGAAAGATGCTTTTCGCAGTCCTTTGCAATTTTCTCATAAAAAACAAGCGCATTATTTGTGGGGGAAAATAAGGCCATTTTCGGTTCAAATTCCTTTACCGACGCGGCGATTTCACTTTCTTCCTGCTGGGCGATGTAAGGTGGATTCGAAATAATAACATGGAACACATCCCTTAAATCAACGTTCAGATAATCCTGATGGATAAATTCAATTTCAACTTTGTGAAAGTTGGCATTTCGATTCGCGGTTTTCAACGCTTCTTCCGAATAATCGATCGCAAAAACTTGCGCCTCCGGAAAATTTTTTTTCAGCACGATCGGAATAATTCCGGAACCGGTTCCGATATCCAAAATTTTAAAATCCTTTCCGTGGAAGTCAGAATTTTTAATTTTTTCAATCGCCACTTCCAAAAGTTCCTCCGTCTCGGGTCGCGGAATCAAAACATGTTCATTCACGAAAAATTTTAAGCCGAAAAATTCTGTTTCTCCTAAAATCTGCTGAAAAGGTTTTCCGCGTTTCAGTTCCGTAAGAATGGCTTCTAAATGCGCAATTTCCACT encodes:
- the prmC gene encoding peptide chain release factor N(5)-glutamine methyltransferase, whose product is MTLSEYRKYFAAELADLYTPSESAELFSIFIEKLTGHNKFAQRQIQRIKLTEVEIAHLEAILTELKRGKPFQQILGETEFFGLKFFVNEHVLIPRPETEELLEVAIEKIKNSDFHGKDFKILDIGTGSGIIPIVLKKNFPEAQVFAIDYSEEALKTANRNANFHKVEIEFIHQDYLNVDLRDVFHVIISNPPYIAQQEESEIAASVKEFEPKMALFSPTNNALVFYEKIAKDCEKHLSDHGLVFLEINQKLGKETRELFSEVLSETFLLKDISGNERMVWGRK